One window from the genome of Thermus sediminis encodes:
- a CDS encoding TldD/PmbA family protein yields the protein MLEPALLEKVLGQALRGGADFAEVYAERAKRRRMTVRSGRLEEALSGLDYGAGIRLFFGTEVVYAYTNDLTEEGLLEALETLLRAKGALGQVDGQGRGGLDFRKQVPKGLHAPQIPYGKKDRRYRLERLLEAEAGARIAPEIRQVEASLLEWEAEVLIANTEGVLAEERRVRTRLFVLAVAQEGAEVQTGYAGPGKSVGLELFDLYPPKAVGEKAARQALTNLRAKPAPAGTFPVVVGPGFGGVLFHEAVGHLLETTSVAKKASVLSDKLGERIASPAVTYIDDGTLPHAFGSTEMDDEGRPTERTVLIEGGILKSYMVDRLGHLLTGYPMTGSGRRQDYTFAPTSRMRNTFLAPGDKRPEELFEGIEFGLYAKEMGGGQVKPGSGEYNFAVQEGYIIRKGRIEEPVRGAMLVGKGPETLMRVVAVAHDWENAPGMCGSLSGAVPVEVGQPHVLVSEIVVGGRA from the coding sequence ATGCTGGAACCCGCTCTCCTGGAAAAAGTGCTGGGCCAGGCCCTTAGGGGCGGGGCCGACTTCGCCGAGGTTTACGCCGAGCGCGCCAAGCGAAGGCGCATGACGGTGCGCTCGGGAAGGCTGGAGGAGGCCCTAAGCGGCCTGGACTACGGGGCCGGGATAAGGCTCTTCTTCGGCACCGAGGTGGTCTACGCCTACACCAACGACCTCACGGAGGAGGGGCTCTTGGAGGCCTTGGAAACCCTCCTTAGGGCCAAGGGGGCCCTGGGCCAGGTGGACGGGCAGGGCAGGGGGGGCTTGGACTTCCGCAAACAAGTCCCCAAGGGCCTCCACGCTCCCCAGATTCCCTACGGGAAGAAGGACAGGCGCTACCGCCTGGAAAGGCTCCTGGAGGCCGAGGCCGGGGCCCGGATCGCCCCGGAGATCCGCCAGGTGGAGGCGAGCCTCCTGGAGTGGGAAGCGGAGGTCCTGATCGCCAACACGGAAGGGGTCCTGGCGGAGGAAAGGCGGGTCAGGACCCGGCTCTTCGTCCTGGCGGTGGCCCAGGAGGGGGCTGAGGTGCAGACGGGCTACGCCGGGCCTGGGAAGAGCGTGGGCCTGGAGCTCTTTGACCTCTACCCCCCCAAGGCCGTGGGGGAAAAGGCCGCCCGCCAGGCCCTCACCAACCTAAGGGCCAAGCCCGCCCCCGCGGGCACCTTCCCCGTGGTGGTGGGGCCGGGCTTCGGCGGGGTCCTCTTCCACGAAGCGGTGGGCCACCTCCTAGAGACCACCAGCGTGGCCAAGAAGGCCAGCGTCCTTTCCGACAAGCTGGGGGAGCGGATCGCCAGCCCCGCCGTCACCTACATCGACGACGGCACCCTCCCCCACGCCTTTGGCTCCACCGAAATGGACGACGAGGGGCGCCCCACGGAGCGCACGGTCCTCATTGAGGGGGGCATCCTGAAGAGCTACATGGTGGACCGGCTGGGCCACCTCCTCACGGGCTACCCCATGACGGGGTCGGGCCGCAGGCAGGACTACACCTTCGCCCCCACCTCCAGGATGCGCAACACCTTCCTCGCCCCTGGGGACAAGAGGCCGGAGGAGCTCTTTGAGGGGATAGAGTTCGGCCTCTACGCCAAGGAGATGGGGGGCGGGCAGGTGAAGCCGGGAAGCGGGGAGTACAACTTCGCCGTCCAGGAGGGGTACATCATCCGCAAGGGGCGCATAGAGGAGCCCGTGCGGGGGGCCATGCTGGTGGGCAAGGGCCCCGAAACCCTCATGCGGGTGGTGGCCGTGGCCCACGACTGGGAAAACGCCCCGGGCATGTGCGGAAGCCTCTCCGGGGCGGTGCCGGTGGAGGTGGGCCAGCCCCACGTGCTGGTCTCGGAGATCGTGGTAGGAGGTCGGGCATGA
- a CDS encoding acyl-CoA dehydrogenase family protein: MLDFYAIGDLLTPEEREIGKAARRFLEKEALPHIRDWWEEGVFPTHLIPRFGEMGFLGPTLPPEYGGAGVSSAAYGLMAYELERVDSGLRSFVSVQSSLVMYPIYAFGSEAQKREFLPRLARGEMVGCFGLTEPDGGSDPYGHMKTRARREGDTWVLTGTKMWITNGNLAHIAIVWAKDEAGRVLGFIVPTDSKGFQAREVKHKMSLRASVTSELVLEGVRVPEALRLPKAESLKAPLSCLTQARFGIAWGAMGALEAVYTEALAFAGSRTAFGEPIAKKQLVQAKLAEMLAWHTEGLLLAWRLARLKDEGKLRPAQVSLAKRQNVRKALEAARLAREILGGSGITLEYHAIRHMLNLETVYTYEGTHEVHTLVLGREITGLNAF; encoded by the coding sequence ATGCTGGACTTTTACGCCATTGGGGACCTCCTCACCCCCGAGGAGAGGGAGATCGGAAAGGCCGCCCGCCGCTTCCTGGAGAAGGAGGCCCTGCCCCACATACGGGACTGGTGGGAGGAAGGGGTCTTCCCCACCCACCTGATCCCCAGGTTTGGGGAGATGGGCTTCCTAGGCCCCACCCTGCCCCCGGAGTACGGGGGGGCAGGGGTGTCCAGCGCCGCCTATGGCCTCATGGCCTACGAGCTGGAGCGGGTGGACTCGGGCCTGAGGAGCTTTGTGAGCGTCCAGAGCTCCCTGGTCATGTACCCCATCTACGCCTTCGGCAGCGAGGCCCAGAAGCGGGAGTTCCTCCCCAGGCTCGCCCGGGGGGAGATGGTGGGGTGCTTCGGCCTCACCGAGCCCGACGGGGGCTCGGACCCCTACGGCCACATGAAGACCCGGGCCCGGCGGGAAGGGGACACCTGGGTCCTCACCGGCACCAAGATGTGGATCACCAACGGCAACCTGGCCCACATCGCCATCGTCTGGGCCAAGGACGAGGCGGGAAGAGTTCTAGGCTTCATCGTCCCCACGGACAGCAAGGGCTTCCAGGCCCGGGAGGTGAAGCACAAGATGAGCCTCCGGGCCTCGGTGACCAGCGAACTGGTCCTAGAGGGGGTGCGGGTGCCCGAGGCTTTGCGCCTGCCCAAGGCGGAGAGCCTCAAGGCCCCCCTCTCCTGCCTCACCCAGGCCCGCTTCGGCATCGCCTGGGGGGCCATGGGGGCCTTGGAGGCCGTCTACACCGAGGCCCTCGCCTTCGCAGGGAGCCGCACCGCCTTCGGGGAGCCCATCGCCAAGAAGCAGCTGGTCCAGGCCAAGCTGGCGGAGATGCTGGCCTGGCACACGGAGGGGCTCCTCCTCGCCTGGCGCCTTGCCCGCCTCAAGGACGAGGGGAAGCTTAGGCCCGCCCAGGTCTCCCTGGCCAAGAGGCAGAACGTGAGGAAGGCCCTGGAGGCTGCCCGCCTGGCCCGGGAGATCCTGGGGGGAAGCGGCATCACCCTGGAGTACCACGCCATCCGCCACATGCTCAACCTGGAAACCGTCTACACCTACGAGGGCACCCACGAGGTCCACACCCTGGTCCTGGGCCGGGAGATCACGGGGCTAAACGCCTTCTAG